One segment of Prosthecodimorpha staleyi DNA contains the following:
- a CDS encoding HPr family phosphocarrier protein, with product MADAETVDGHLVRDLLITNKRGLHARASAKFVQTVEGFDAEVEVTKDNQTVGGTSIMGLMMLAASPGTTIRVAAKGRQAADALAAITTLVEAKFYEE from the coding sequence ATGGCAGATGCAGAGACTGTCGACGGGCATCTGGTCCGCGATCTGCTGATCACCAACAAGCGCGGACTTCATGCCAGGGCCTCGGCCAAGTTCGTGCAGACCGTCGAGGGCTTCGACGCCGAAGTCGAGGTCACCAAGGACAATCAGACCGTCGGCGGCACCTCGATCATGGGCCTGATGATGCTGGCCGCGAGCCCCGGCACGACCATCCGCGTCGCCGCCAAGGGCCGGCAGGCCGCCGATGCCCTGGCGGCGATCACCACGCTGGTCGAAGCCAAGTTCTACGAGGAATAG
- a CDS encoding PTS sugar transporter subunit IIA, translated as MIGLVLVTHGELAKEFVKALEHVVGPQQQIQTICIGPEDDMEQRRQDILDAVAKVNDGSGVAILTDMFGGTPSNLAISVMNGGTVEVVAGVNLPLLVKLAKVRQEKPLLAAVSEAKDAGRKYINVASQVLQGQ; from the coding sequence ATGATCGGTCTCGTCCTCGTGACTCACGGGGAGCTCGCCAAGGAATTCGTGAAGGCTCTCGAACATGTCGTCGGGCCGCAGCAGCAGATCCAGACGATCTGCATCGGTCCGGAGGACGACATGGAGCAGCGCCGGCAGGACATTCTCGATGCCGTCGCGAAGGTCAATGACGGATCCGGCGTGGCAATCCTGACCGACATGTTCGGCGGCACGCCGTCCAACCTGGCCATCTCGGTCATGAACGGCGGCACCGTCGAGGTCGTCGCCGGCGTGAACCTGCCGTTGCTGGTCAAGCTCGCCAAGGTGCGCCAGGAGAAGCCGCTGCTCGCGGCCGTCTCCGAGGCCAAGGATGCCGGCCGGAAATACATCAACGTCGCCAGCCAGGTACTGCAGGGCCAGTAG
- a CDS encoding HPr kinase/phosphorylase produces MSPPLPTNLHGSVVLVGADGILIRGASGSGKSRLALDLVERTREAGRFAALVADDRVDLTAAGGRLVARVPAAIAGLVEIRGFGIVPVDFEPAAVIRLVADLGPAEARMPPPEALTTDILGVRLARLAVPSGDPSGAALVLRCMPGLLR; encoded by the coding sequence ATGAGCCCGCCCCTGCCCACCAACCTGCACGGCTCGGTGGTGCTGGTCGGCGCCGACGGCATCCTGATTCGCGGTGCCTCGGGCAGCGGCAAGTCGCGCCTCGCGCTCGATCTCGTCGAGCGGACCCGGGAGGCGGGGCGATTCGCGGCCCTGGTCGCCGACGATCGCGTCGACCTGACGGCCGCAGGCGGGCGCCTGGTGGCGCGCGTGCCCGCAGCCATTGCCGGGCTCGTCGAAATCCGCGGATTCGGCATCGTCCCGGTCGACTTCGAACCGGCCGCGGTGATCCGCCTGGTGGCCGATCTCGGGCCCGCCGAGGCCCGGATGCCGCCCCCGGAGGCCCTGACGACCGACATTCTCGGCGTCCGGCTGGCCCGCCTGGCGGTCCCGTCCGGCGACCCCTCGGGCGCGGCCCTGGTCCTCCGGTGCATGCCGGGCCTCTTGCGATAA
- a CDS encoding sensor histidine kinase, translating to MRASESRPVKPQKPAQKRRRGWQTALWRLWRSSGTAVFSSLTRRIVILNLFALIALLSGILYLNQFRAGLIDARLESLMVQGEIIAAAVASSASVNTDQILLDPDELLKQDLTEKPEPPGDDTLSSLDFPINPERVAPVLRRLVSPTKTRARIYDRDGFMVIDSRNLYRRGDFGPVAPASEPPETARWFDRFAEEVTGWFRGTGLPVYRELGFSDGKDYPEVAQALTGASASVVRRTTKGELIVSVAVPIQRNRTVLGSLMLSTQGGDIDAIVRAERLGIIRVFLVAAGVTILLSVLLAGTIAGPMRRLAAAADRVRRSVKAREEIPDFSARQDEIGHLSRAFRDMTNALYLRMDAIEHFAADVAHELKNPLTSLRSAVETLPLARSDESRGRLLEVIQHDVRRLDRLISDISDASRLDAELAREEAARIDVVRLVEAVVSVQHELALKRDQEVRLIVAKDAEGRPHRVMGHDSRLGQVVTNLVDNARSFSVEGAEVRVTVRRVDDAVEILVDDDGPGIRPDAIERIFERFYTDRPEQEGFGNNSGLGLAISRQIVEAHQGTIEATNRLGPDGEKVLGARFTVRIPAA from the coding sequence ATGCGCGCCTCCGAAAGCCGGCCCGTGAAGCCCCAGAAGCCGGCGCAGAAGCGCCGGCGCGGCTGGCAGACGGCGCTCTGGCGGCTGTGGCGATCGTCGGGGACGGCGGTCTTCTCCAGCCTGACGCGCCGCATCGTCATCCTGAACCTGTTCGCGCTGATCGCGCTCTTGTCCGGCATCCTCTACCTGAACCAGTTCCGCGCCGGCCTGATCGACGCGCGGCTGGAAAGCCTGATGGTCCAAGGCGAGATCATCGCCGCCGCGGTTGCCTCCTCGGCGAGCGTCAATACCGACCAGATCCTGCTCGATCCGGACGAGCTTCTGAAGCAGGACCTGACCGAGAAGCCCGAGCCGCCGGGCGACGACACGCTGTCCTCGCTCGACTTTCCGATCAACCCGGAGCGCGTCGCCCCGGTGCTGCGCCGGCTGGTCTCGCCGACCAAGACCCGCGCGCGCATCTACGACCGCGACGGCTTCATGGTGATCGATTCGCGCAATCTCTACCGGCGCGGCGATTTCGGCCCGGTCGCTCCGGCGTCCGAGCCGCCCGAGACGGCACGCTGGTTCGACCGCTTCGCCGAGGAGGTCACCGGCTGGTTCCGCGGCACCGGCCTGCCGGTCTATCGCGAACTCGGCTTCTCCGACGGAAAGGACTATCCGGAGGTCGCCCAGGCGCTGACCGGCGCCTCCGCCTCGGTCGTGCGGCGCACCACGAAGGGCGAGCTGATCGTCTCCGTCGCCGTACCGATCCAGCGCAATCGGACCGTGCTCGGCTCGCTGATGCTGTCGACCCAGGGCGGCGACATCGACGCGATCGTGCGCGCCGAGCGGCTCGGCATCATCCGCGTCTTCCTGGTCGCCGCCGGCGTCACCATCCTGCTCTCGGTGCTGCTCGCGGGCACCATCGCCGGGCCGATGCGCCGGCTCGCCGCCGCCGCCGACCGGGTCCGCCGCTCGGTCAAGGCGCGCGAGGAAATCCCCGATTTCTCCGCCCGCCAGGACGAGATCGGCCACCTGTCGCGCGCCTTCCGCGACATGACCAATGCGCTCTACCTGCGCATGGACGCGATCGAGCATTTCGCCGCCGACGTGGCGCACGAACTGAAGAACCCGCTGACCTCGCTGCGCAGCGCGGTCGAGACCCTGCCGCTGGCCCGTTCCGACGAATCGCGCGGCCGGCTCCTGGAGGTCATCCAGCACGACGTTCGCCGGCTCGACCGGCTAATCTCGGACATTTCCGACGCCTCGCGGCTCGACGCCGAACTCGCCCGCGAGGAGGCCGCGCGCATCGATGTGGTCCGGCTGGTCGAGGCGGTGGTGTCGGTCCAGCACGAACTGGCGCTGAAACGCGACCAGGAGGTCCGCCTGATCGTCGCCAAGGATGCGGAGGGCCGGCCGCACCGGGTGATGGGCCACGACAGCCGGCTCGGCCAGGTCGTCACCAACCTGGTCGACAATGCCCGCTCCTTCTCGGTCGAAGGCGCGGAGGTGCGCGTTACCGTGCGCCGGGTCGACGATGCCGTCGAGATCCTGGTCGACGACGACGGCCCGGGCATCCGGCCGGACGCGATCGAGCGCATCTTCGAGCGCTTCTACACCGACAGGCCCGAGCAGGAGGGCTTCGGCAACAATTCGGGCCTCGGCCTCGCCATCTCGCGCCAGATCGTGGAAGCCCACCAGGGCACCATCGAGGCCACCAATCGGCTCGGCCCGGACGGGGAGAAGGTGCTCGGCGCCCGCTTCACCGTGCGGATCCCGGCGGCATGA
- a CDS encoding response regulator transcription factor, whose protein sequence is MPTIALVDDDRNILTSVSIALEAEGYRVQTYTDGASALDGLRANPPDLAIFDIKMPRMDGMELLRRFRQKSELPVIFLTSKDDEIDELFGLKMGADDFIRKPFSQRLLVERVKAVLRRAAPRGEGAPKPTDQAKMLERGNLSMDQERHTCTWKGEPVTLTVTEFLILYALAQRPGVVKSRNALMDAAYDDQVYVDDRTIDSHIKRLRKKFKAVDDDFEMIETLYGVGYRFKEA, encoded by the coding sequence ATGCCGACTATCGCTCTGGTCGACGACGACCGGAACATCCTGACCTCCGTCTCCATCGCGCTCGAAGCCGAAGGCTATCGGGTGCAGACCTATACGGACGGGGCGTCCGCGCTCGACGGGCTGAGGGCCAATCCCCCGGATCTCGCGATCTTCGACATCAAGATGCCGCGCATGGACGGCATGGAACTGCTGCGCCGCTTCCGCCAGAAGTCCGAGCTGCCGGTCATCTTCCTGACCTCCAAGGACGACGAGATCGACGAGCTGTTCGGCCTCAAGATGGGCGCCGACGACTTCATCCGGAAGCCCTTCTCGCAGCGCCTGCTGGTCGAGCGCGTCAAGGCCGTGCTGCGCCGCGCTGCGCCGCGCGGGGAAGGCGCACCGAAGCCGACCGACCAGGCCAAGATGCTGGAGCGCGGCAACCTGTCCATGGACCAGGAGCGCCACACCTGCACCTGGAAGGGCGAGCCGGTCACCCTGACGGTGACCGAATTCCTGATCCTCTATGCGCTCGCCCAGCGCCCGGGCGTGGTCAAGAGCCGCAATGCCCTGATGGATGCGGCCTATGACGATCAGGTCTATGTCGACGACCGCACCATCGACAGCCACATCAAGCGGCTGCGCAAGAAGTTCAAGGCCGTCGACGACGATTTCGAGATGATCGAGACGCTCTACGGGGTCGGATACCGCTTCAAGGAGGCGTGA